The window ACAGGTGTAATGTGTTCATGGAGAAGTAATTCCCTCAAACACGGAGAAAACAGCAGGACAACAAATGGAGATGAAAGAAAATCATTCAACCCTGAAACATTCTGGGAGTGGGAAGGTGCCTCGAAGGGCTCCACTTTGCACTTGGAAGGAGTGAGGGGAATTGACAAAAGTGCCTGGATACTGGAGGGTCCCTGCCGGCCCTGCAGCCAGCATGCTGCCCAGCTGCTACGCAGCCTGCCTTgcttccagccccttcccaagcAGATCTCTGTCAGTGGAGAACATGGGTTTAGAACCAGCAAAGAACTTTTTGCTGAGAATGGAGGCTCAAACCAAGATGTCTCTTCGTTATTGGTTCCttactcagcagcacagagttctTTGTGCGTGCCCTTCTTCTCCTTTTCCCTACTTTCATCTTCTCCTTTTTCCTGCTGTCATCTTtttcttgagaaaagtgaaagtaATGGTTTGTCTCCTAAGCTCTGAATTATTTTCTCATGATCCATTAGAGAGTTACAACTACAACAACAATacccaaaaacccctcaaaaaataaaccaaaaaactcATAAAAAgtcaaaatcaaacaaacaaaaaccccacccaaactaaccaaccaaacaaacaaaaaaaacccaagtaaATCTCTGTTTTctagttttctttttaatcagACATACAGGCAAGCTAAAGTATGAATGTTTATTAGTTAGTTTGGGTGGATTTCCATAGGATAATAATCTCTTGGTGCTGAATTCTTCAAATCTAGCAAGCAATAAGACTCCCTGACCAAGCCCTGAGAAATTCTGAACTTTTCTTTATTTCAGAGTTGGGTTTTTCTGTTTACTGatgatttttgttgttttcacTTATACTTGCTACAGTCTCTAAAACAGTTTTAAAAAGCTACAATCAATATCTGAAGGCTCCTGGGGTAACAGACATACATCCATGCAACTGAGAGCTAGGTGCTACAAACTTTAAAAGAACTCTGCCAAGCAGCTATTGAGCGATGTATGTTGTCACAGCTAGCACTTCCTCTCTAGCAGAAATAAAATAACTGAAGGCTCTTTATTAAACTACTCTTCTGTGTAAAATTATGTATCTTTACTATTTTGACAGTGATGCCCTTCTCTTTTGGTCAAAACTTGATAATCTTTCAGATTTAAGAGAAAAAATTATAATATTCTGAAAATTCAGGCATGAGGAATAAGAGATTAAGCTAATGTAATTTCATAATTGTGATTACCAATGATGGGTCTTTACAGCTTTAACGTTTTGGTCTGCCACATGCATCCCAGCATTTATCTAAGTGTCCCTGTGAACACAATCACACTCCAAAACAGCACGGATGGCAAAAGTATTTCCATACATGTTTTGAAGATTTCTTCTAAAGGAAGCAAATATTCtttagaaacagaaaaaaaaaaaaaaaggaattgaaaTACGGTTTAATTTTGAACTTCTTTTAATATTAAAGTTATGCAAGTTTGATTAAACCAGAAATTTTAACCAAGAGTGAACTGCTCACTGAAGAACAGCTGTGTGTAGTCTGCAGCTGATTTTCCACAGCACTATGCTGTTCCACAGTCcttcagctccctctgctgcTTATTCGATCCACAGATTTTTCATATTTGCACAGTTTTTACTTGTTTTTTTTAACCTCTGTTTTGATGTGAAAAAAGGATGCAGGTTAAAATTGCACCTGAAGCAATGAAATGATTGCTCAAATTGATAAACAGTATGTGCAAAGTTCCATGTAATTATTGTCCCTCCTTTTCTCAAGGAATAGAAGCCCATTAGACCATCTTGATTGCTTTCTGGTGACTTGCTGTGCATACATTCTGCCATTATAATTTGACTTGGTATAACTGAAAAATATCCGTTGCTTAAACTGACTTTTTCTGGATATGCAATTTCATTTCATAGAAATTATTACAGAGAATCAAagaatcatttaggctgaaaAGATCATTGAGTCTGACTGTTAGAGTAATgatgccaagtccaccactaaatgtGTCTTCtaaatactttcagggatggtgactcaaccatttccttggacagcctgttccaatgcttgacaatcaTTTCCATGAAGAAGTATCTCCTAATACCCAATCCAAACCTCTCCAGGTACACCTTGAGgttgtttccttttttcctgtcACTTGTTTGGGAAAAGAGACCAggccccacctggctacaacctgcAGTAGTCATACAGAGAGATAAAGCTTTCCCCAGACCCCCTTTTCTTCATTATAAAGAAGCCAAATTTCTTCAACTGCTTTTTATACGACTTGTGCTCTAGATGCTTCATCAGCCCTATTTCCCTTTTCTGATCATGTTCCAGCACTTCAAGTGAGGGGCTTGAAACTGAGCACAGAGTTCAAGGTGTGgcttcaccagtgctgagtataaGGGGATGATcattgccctggtcctgctggcctcaCTATTTCTGATACACACCAGGATGCCATTGACCTTCTTGGCcgcctgggcacacactggctcatgttcagacAACTATCAACCAACACCCCCAGGTGCACCTTTCCAGACACTCTCCcctcagcctgtagtgctgcacaGGCTGCCTTTCATAAAccatgctggctgggcctgacTCCTGGTTGTCCTGTATGTGCCACATCATGGCACTCAAGAtgatctgctccatgaccttccccATCTCAAAGGCAAGTCCAACAGGCCTCTAGCTCCCTGGATCCTTTTGACCCTACTTGTAACTGGGCATCACATTTGCTAACCTCCAGTCAACTATGGCCTTCCCATTAGGCCACGACTGCTGATAAATGATGGAAGATAGTTCAGTGAGCACTTCTGCCTGCTCCCTCAGTATCCATGGTTGGATTCCATGCAGTCCCAGGCACTTGTGTCTAAGTGGTGTAGCAGGTCACTGAACGTTTCCCCTTGGATTCATTCtgctccctgcccctgtccctcacATCAAGGGGCTGGGATCTCAGAGAACTGGTCTTACTACTAAAGACTGAGACAAAAAAGGCATcgagtacctcagccttttccttattgTTACTGTTTCCCCTCCCATCCAATAAGGCATCCATAGTCTCCTTAACCCTCCTTTTGTCACAAAGGTACTGATTGAAACACTTCTATTTTAGGCAATAGCCGGATTAACCTCTAGCTAGGCTTTGGCCCGTCTAATTTGCTCACTGCAAAACCTCATGATATCCTTGTAGTCCTCCTGAGAGGCCTGGCCTGTCTTCTAAATCTCCTGTTTTCCCTGAGCTCCTGCCAAAGCTCTCTGTCGGGCCTGCTCCAGCCCCTTGACAATTTCCTTCTTGAAGATTGTCCAACCTTCTTGGACGCCTTTGACCTTCAGGACTGCCTCCCAAGGTACCCTGCCAACCAACCTCCTACACAGGATGAAGTCTGCCCTCTGGAAGTCCAAGGCAGCAGTTCTGCTCAGGTCCCTCTTTACTTCTCCAAGAATTGCACAAAATCAAACATTTTGTGATTACAGTGCCCAACATGGTCTCCAACTGTTTCACAGTGATCTACTATGAAACATACTATATGTTAAGATACACTATGAAACATACTATATGTTAAGAATTGTGTCTTTCTACAATTCAATGTTCTCTTTACTAGCAATATTTCCTGTAGATATGTTTGAATAGATTTTCATAATTAAATGTTTGATGTTCACCAatcaaaaatattaaagaaaaaaaagcagattgTATACTTGCATTTTCTAGTTTTTATTGCTATATTTTTCATTTCTAAGTAGACTTCATAAAGCTTATCCCAGATAGAAGACAAATGTATATAATCAAACTGTGTATTGGTCAAAATACAATATaaatgcaaacacacacacattaaTTAAAGCAGAACTTTGGTATAAAAAACCCAGCATCATACTGATTAAAATGGTGACTTGAAAAACAGTAAAGGTTAAGGGACTATTAACACATACTATTATGCTGATTTCAAAGCATCTCTGATCCTCAGAGGATTTTGGAGACTCCAGGTCTATAGAGACTGCATGGATAATGGGAAGCCTAGAATTCAATGTGTAATTTTCTCCATAGGTATCTACATTATTATACCCAATTTTTTCTGTTCAGATATTCAGCCATGAGATTATGTCAGTCACTGATGAATTACCCCAGAAAAATAAGATTATGAAATCTCCATTTGAAATTCTGTAAAACTACTGAAGAATCTCAGTCAAGACCTAACTTCAAGTACAATGGGGATGACTTTCTGAGGGATCTACACCAATGCTTAGCCCCATAAGCAATGGTTCCTGTAGGCATGAATTATGCTACACCTGGAAATAAATGCAACCCATTCATAGCCCAACACAAACAGAACTCCTAATCAGGCTTGATCAGCTTTCTCAGGCACTTTGTGTATGCTACGCTTTGTCCTTTGTGAGGACTGTGCTTAGGTTTTAATCTTAAAGTGATGAAACTGATCAGGAAAAGGCAACACACTGTTGTCATCTTCAGGCACCTTGTTCCTGAGTGACACCTTAGAAGCACGACCAGTGGGCTGGAGATTTATCACATGACTGAATACTTCCCAGGAGGAAACTACAGAACGATGGTCAGATCCAAAACATTGTAGGGATGTGAAATAAATAGGTGGATTGCAGGAGCCCAAGTCTACAGTAAAATAAGGGCCCTGTCAAAGGCTGCCAAATTCTGGAGGTACTTGGGATTACCTCCTCCTTTCAGCTGCAGCATGTCAGGCTCTTGAAAATGGTGCATGTGCTGACATTTCCCTTCCAGAGCAGCTCAGTGCCTCACTGCAGCTCAAGTCCCACCAGAGTCTGCTGCCCCACTACAGTCAAATTACGTATTGCCCGAAAAAGCTTCATACGTTGACAGTCCTCTTGTCACAAAACATTTTGGAACACAGAACAGGAGAAGGCAACACTGATCATCATACCTGGTCCTCCAATACCAAAGACAAGGAGGACATGAGCAGCATATTCAGGGCATAAAGGACTCAAGTCACAAAAGCTTTCCCACCACTGGAAATGATAACCACCCAAGAATTTCAGGACGTGCTCAAAAGCAAATGTGGCGGTTACTAAATTTTGGGTTTACCCATAGTTATTAAATCTAGAGCATAGAGCTGCAGTTCAGGGGCCCATCTTTTAAAATAAAGTGATGAAGATTATCAACTTCATTACTGTGTATCGAAGACAGGGAAAACATTAAGATTTTATGGAAAGATTTATTCAGTGGCAACAAAATTTCAGATACCAAGTCCTAGTCAGCCAGAGTGAAAAAAGCACATTGAATTGTATTTGACAATCATTTGGCATACTGAATTATCTTTCTGGAATAACAGGTGAGCAAGCACCATTTTTAGTCTTGTTCATTTACCCCATTTACTTCCATAGAAGTTGGCTCacaaaaaatatctaaaaaattaattaatacgCTTGATAGATTTGCCCTTTCCACATGCACTGTGGGCATGGACTGTAACTCCAGATGTTACTGAACAATCAGGCATTAATGTAATTCCTCACGCGGCTTTCCCCTCCACCCTTACAAATTAGCAGTATAGCGATCTCTGTTCTGAAAGTCTCTGTAAGCACGTTTTGCATCTGCCTTGCTGTGTGGGATTCTTCCAAAAGGTTCCAGATCATTGAAGCAGGCATCAAAAACTTCATCCACAGCTTTTTCTGCGGTTTCTTTGCTAACTTTTCTAACAGCCAGAATGGAACGAATTGCTCTGTCTCGTACACAAGtctgaagtgaaaaaaaaaaatctgtcattaTTAGCGCAACTTTTTTCCACATTTTGTATCCTACTGTATAGGCAACAATTTTGTATGAAAGAAGAGTCAAACAGTGCCTGTAGTAAGCATTGAAGTACATTTTAGTTCCATCCTGTGTAAACAATGCGCTTTAGTTTTCCATGTACACATAAACCATGAAATAATTAAAAGACATTCCTTAGAATAGGAATTAAAATACAATTTGGCATTATTTGTAGGTATTAAGTATTTGTAAAACTTGACCTGGACACAAAAAAAAGGTTAGAAAGCGACAAACACAAATACCACTTAGGTTCTTTACAAACTGAAATGCTGTGAAACAATGGAATGACTTCTTTACTGGCCTTAATTTTGATACTTCTCTTCATGGTAACTTTTTCTTATAGTTTGTTTGCCAAAAGACCAGAAAATATGTAAACATCATCTACAAGCTAAATGCCACTCTAAAATGAGCAATTACTTGGGTCTCAATCTGTAGACTTCATTACTATTCACAAAAATAATTCCTACAAGACTTAATACACATGCTTATTTAGAAATCTTCTCATTTTGCTTCCTTCAGTTTTCAATAACTTTTTAAGAGTGTCAACCACTTAAAGGGGATAAGGTATTTCCACTACATTTCCTGCCATGGTTTTATTAGCCATCCATTGTTAGTGGTAATGCTTTAAAACATGACTAAATGTTCAGGGATTTCACTCCAATGAAAATAAcaaggtggggaaaaaaacctaacATTGATCATTAAGGGTTAGTTAAGTGGAAACAGCAACTCCATAGCAtctatttctttttctaaaattTTCAGCTATGAAAGCTCAGAAGGCTAAGACCAAGTAGGTAACATAATAAATTATTAGATTTTAATAGCCACAGTTTTTACCTGATGGTGCCCTTTCAATCCAAATTTAAACCTGGCTATTTCATTCATCAAAGTACAGTCTCCACTGAGATTAGCAGCTCGAATCtattgagaaaaataaaaaaatcacaagATCAGAGAAACACATGAAAATACAAAGCCCAAGAAATTGTAACAAACATTTTTCTTCTACACTTCTGATGACTGTTGGTAGGGGAGATTCCCGAGGCCACTTTAGCTTCTTAAGCACCTGTTACTACCATACCCTCTACATCCATCTCAGCCTCAGTGAACAACAACAACCTTCAGGTTTCTCCAGGAACTACCTCTCACACATccctaaaatataaataaatgagCAGTAGAgattatatgtatgtatatagatGAACTGCTAGAAGAACATGGGAAGTAATATTATTCTCCCCAATCTATATCAGAATCTGTTACAGCAGTCAGGAAGAAAGGCAGATACCTTCCAAAGACTACAGATGCAATACCAGAAGAGCTGTAACTCATTTGTTTTGCAAAAACCTACATTTAGATGAACATGTATGTTTTAGCTTAACTGTCTTGTCCTCTACACTAGAATTTCTTTTGTCTGCTAAATATTTTACACCCTACACAGTCTGTTAGGAAATGTAAATAAATCCTGATTTCCTATAATTAAGTACCAGAGTGAAAATAAATGCatggaaaatatgaaaaagaaagaattagAAAAGCTGTCAACAAAAAAAGTAGATACCATAAAATTAAGTAATCAAAATACCTGAAATGAACAAATAATCCTGACAAGAGCAAGAACAGGCACAATCTTGATTTATATAAAACTTATGTTTGAGGTTTACATGCTTTATTCTGCACTGCGGAAATGCttggataaaaaaaataaagtatatGAAAGTTAATAATTAAGAATTATTGTGTTAGGTTTACATGGCAAAGTGTTGGCAGTGAGGGGCCTCCCATTGTGGTTTCTGTGAGACTGTAGAAGTGGCTGAGCCTATGTCAGACAGAGACTGTTTTAACTGGTTTTAAAACAGACCCACCATTACTGGTGCTGGTTGGATCTCTGTGATGACGCACTCAAGAAAGGACTAAAAAACCTACAGGTCAGCTGTGAGACAGAGGAGTGATGAAAATGTGAGGGAAACAGCCCCACAGACACTCAGGAAGGATGGggaggaggtgctgcaggcaTCAGAGGAGAAGACCATGGAGACAGAGGTTGTCTCCCTTCAGTCTGTGAAGGAACACAGTAGAGCAGATATCCACACTGCAGTCCAAGGAAGACATCACGACACGAGAGACAAACATGCCCTGAAAAAAGCAGCAGCCCATAGAGAGCCCACGCAGGAGTGCATTTTCTGTCAGGAACTGCGGGCCTTGGGGGTCCAGTGCTGGAGCAGTCCATTCTTGAAAGACTGTATGCTGTGGAAATAAGTCAAGGTGGAGCAGGTCTTGAAGAACAGCAGCCCAAGGGAAAGACTAATGCTGAAGCAGCTCATGAAGGGCTGTATTTCGTGGGAAGGGTCTCAAGCTGGACTAGGGAAAGAGTGCAAggatgaaggagcagcagagacaaagcGCTATGAACTGACCACAGCTCACATTCCCCGGCTCCCTGTGCCACTTGGCAGGGAAGGAGAGAGAAGAATCAGAAATGAAAGAGTGAAGCTGAGCCTGAGAAAAATTTTTCTGCGACAAAATGATATGGATTACACCAGAAATAAAAGCATGCAGATTCATACACACAACACCTGTGTCACATACACAAGAGGAATCCCTCCCAGGATGTGCTCCATATAATTTCACCTCCTGAAGTGTCAAGTGTTAAGGCCCTTAAAACTCAAATATCCTCTGAAaccagagaatcatagaatggtttgggttttaaGGGGACTTAAAGATCATCAAGGTCTtatctccctgccatgggcagggacactttccactagaccaggttactcagaacCTCATCCAGAGGTGATGGACTCATAACTACAGTGTGCTAGCAGCAATACCACAATAACTCAAAAAATGAATGTTACAGGAAAAGACAAGTTTGTTATTAatcaaaaaaacctaaacaaaaccaAGGTTACTGTGATAATCACCCAACATACCATGATTTACATGGGATAAAAAGAATTCTATAAGCATTTGATTACCATGTGAATGTGTTTTCACTTCTAAAAACTCTCTTATTTGTCAATAACCACTTCTTACACTCACAGTAATCACATTCTAGTTAGTATGACATTAACTTACTAATATTTGTGAAAACTAAGTATTTGTTTTCCGAACAAAACTATTTAGgttgacctgacagaaaggacaAAATGTATTAACAGGATTAAAACAAATTAATTGTGTGTAACAGACCATGTAACACAAAGCAGCCCTAATAACCAGCAATAATTAATAAAATGACAACATTAGAAGCATTTTAACTTACCTCTGAACATGCTAAGTGTTTGACATTTTTAAACCAGTCCACATGTGCACGGCAGTGATCAAATGCATGAATCAATTCATGTGTGACTACCCGGTTCATATGGGACTGCCGGCGAATGTTGTTCTGACACAGAACAATCTGCAGAAGAAGAGATATAGGTAGTCCTTTCACTAAGTTTCAACATCTCCCTTACTTCTAAGAGACACACCACAAGCAGGATTTAGGGTCCTTGGATTGATGTTTTTCAACATTAACAGCCTTATCATACTGAAGTATACTAGTTCCAATGCCATGGAACATCTTTCATTTCTCCTGTTTTCATGATTAACTCATGTATCAGTATGGGTAGATTTAATCCTAGCCACAAAACACTAGAAAATTGCAGTCCTTTGTAAGAGTACTATGTCCAGCACCTACCTGAGATGTGGCAGCATCAAAACCTCCACTGACACAGCCATCACAGTTTTCACAAGAAAAGTGCCGGTCATTGAAGACAGTGCTGAAAGGCCCAAACAAACAAAGTCACAGAAAAGAACTTAAAAATCTTCAGTCACTACTTATTGCAGTGACATTAGTACACAGAAAAAGACAAATTAGTTTACATACCAACCAGATTGCTTCAGAGCCTCAAGAAGAAGTCGAGCATACGGATCTAGAAAAACATTGCTGCAATCAATTTCTCTAGACAAAAGTTTTGAAAATCATCTATAAACAAAATATAAAGACAGTCACGGAAAAATCAAGAAAAGCTCTATACACGCAAATTTATACTTTGCAATATTTAATCCTATTGCAATGCAACTGGCATCTGTTACAGATCAGACTATGtgatatagaatcatagaactgtttgagttggaagggagcttAGAGATAAACAAGCTCCAATCCCCCTGCCTTGGGCAAGGACACGTTCCACTCGACCAGGCTCCTCAGAGCCCCATCTAACTGGGCCTTGGAACACGCCCAGATGGTgcaaccacagctgctctgggcaactgtcccagtgcctcaccaccctcacagtaaaaaatttcttctgtGTATCTAGCCTAAATTTGCCCTGTTGCAAAACTCGTTATTCCTTATCCTATCACTGCAATTCCTGATGAGGAGTCTCTGTCTGGCTTCCACATATGCCCCTTCAGACACTGGAAGGTTGCTCTGAGGTTTCCATGAAGCCTTTCTAGACCCACTCCACCAGTTCCATCTTCTTCTTATGCTGGGGGCACCAGAGCTGGCTGCAGTACTGCAGGTGGGGTCCCAGGAGAGCAGAACAGAGGGGGAGAATGACCTCCCTGGATGTATGGCCATGGTCTTTTTGATAGCCCAGAACACAGAGTAAAAGCTGTTCAGGAATCAAGTCACTCCTGACATTGTATTTTATCTTAACCAAAATCAGCATATTCCTAAATCAGCAGCCGCACCCCGCCGCGCTGCGGCAGGAGGGCCAGGGCCGGGCCGTCCCCCGGACCCGCGGCACAAGGTCACCGCCGCTGGCGGCCGCGGGCGGCCCGGGCTCCGCCTGGCACCTCtcccgcgccgggccgggcccgcaggAGGACGGGGAGCGCTTACTCGTTTCCAGGGTCAGCCTCAGCATCAGCTGGCACTTGTTGTGGAAGGTGAAGAGGCTGCGGAACAGGAAACTCTGCGGCTTCTTATTTCGTTCCGGGAAGAGCCGGTAGCCGaaatcatcctcctcctcctccgccccttTCTTCTCAGCCGCCGGTGGCGAATCCGCCTCCCCCTGCCCCATGTCCGGCCGTGCGGGCCCGCGCCGGCCGAGGGCCGCGGAGCCCGGGGCCGCGCCAATCGCCGGCCGCGCTCCCGGCACGTGGGCTAGGGGGCCGCGCGCGCAGGCGCAGTTGGCTCCTGGCGGCGAGGGCCCGCGCGGCAGGCCGGGAGCGGGCCGGGCAGCGCGGGAGGAGCCGCGGCGCGGCGCAGGTG of the Melospiza melodia melodia isolate bMelMel2 chromosome 4, bMelMel2.pri, whole genome shotgun sequence genome contains:
- the ATP23 gene encoding mitochondrial inner membrane protease ATP23 homolog isoform X2; amino-acid sequence: MNRVVTHELIHAFDHCRAHVDWFKNVKHLACSEIRAANLSGDCTLMNEIARFKFGLKGHHQTCVRDRAIRSILAVRKVSKETAEKAVDEVFDACFNDLEPFGRIPHSKADAKRAYRDFQNRDRYTANL
- the ATP23 gene encoding mitochondrial inner membrane protease ATP23 homolog isoform X1, with translation MGQGEADSPPAAEKKGAEEEEDDFGYRLFPERNKKPQSFLFRSLFTFHNKCQLMLRLTLETNPYARLLLEALKQSGCTVFNDRHFSCENCDGCVSGGFDAATSQIVLCQNNIRRQSHMNRVVTHELIHAFDHCRAHVDWFKNVKHLACSEIRAANLSGDCTLMNEIARFKFGLKGHHQTCVRDRAIRSILAVRKVSKETAEKAVDEVFDACFNDLEPFGRIPHSKADAKRAYRDFQNRDRYTANL